The following proteins are encoded in a genomic region of Candidatus Manganitrophaceae bacterium:
- a CDS encoding glycosyltransferase family 2 protein yields MLQGKKIGVVIPAHDEEKLIGRVIETMPSFVDRIIIVDDLSSDKTVAIVEGYVMKAPEENVLIQHKKNMGVGGAVATGYKRALSEKIDVVVVMNGDAQMDPADLKRIVSPIIRGESDYVKGNRLFRGESWEMIPHYRYLGNSVLSLLTKVASGYWHIADSQSGYTAISLIALRALNLDAIYLQYGMPNDILIKLNICNFRVKDVSVRPIYNIGEKSGIRIWKVIPSISWLLLKGFIKRMLQKYVIQDFHPLVFFYFLGLSLTPTGFFFGAYLICLRLSGILVMPTEALFASFLFISGLQSLFFAMWFDMEYNKHLRGPGR; encoded by the coding sequence ATGCTGCAGGGAAAAAAGATTGGTGTTGTAATCCCGGCGCACGATGAAGAAAAGTTAATTGGGCGGGTTATCGAGACGATGCCGTCTTTTGTGGACAGGATCATTATTGTCGATGACCTCAGCAGCGATAAAACTGTTGCCATCGTCGAGGGCTATGTTATGAAGGCGCCAGAAGAAAATGTCCTGATTCAACATAAGAAAAACATGGGGGTTGGGGGGGCGGTTGCAACAGGATACAAGAGGGCTCTGTCTGAAAAGATTGATGTCGTCGTTGTGATGAACGGAGATGCCCAGATGGATCCGGCCGACCTGAAACGGATTGTTTCGCCAATCATCCGGGGTGAGTCGGACTATGTGAAGGGAAACCGTCTATTTCGAGGGGAGTCCTGGGAGATGATCCCACACTATCGATATCTCGGAAACTCGGTCTTATCCCTTTTGACAAAAGTTGCCTCCGGCTATTGGCACATTGCGGATTCCCAGTCAGGATATACAGCGATATCGTTGATCGCGCTTCGGGCCTTGAATCTCGATGCAATTTATCTGCAATACGGGATGCCGAATGATATCCTAATAAAATTGAATATCTGTAACTTCCGAGTCAAAGATGTCTCGGTTCGCCCGATATACAATATTGGTGAAAAATCGGGGATCCGCATCTGGAAGGTCATTCCCAGCATCAGTTGGTTGCTGCTTAAGGGCTTTATTAAGCGGATGTTACAGAAGTATGTCATTCAGGACTTTCACCCTCTTGTGTTTTTCTACTTTCTCGGTCTTAGCCTGACGCCGACAGGTTTTTTCTTTGGGGCTTACCTGATCTGCTTGCGTTTGAGCGGAATTCTCGTGATGCCGACAGAGGCCCTGTTTGCGTCCTTCCTGTTTATCTCCGGTCTCCAGTCGCTTTTTTTCGCGATGTGGTTTGATATGGAATACAACAAGCATCTTCGCGGGCCGGGTCGATGA
- a CDS encoding glycosyltransferase family 4 protein, which yields MKVCMLTTSYPLSTGDVSGIFIFRLCRALAASDVQVDVVAPANRGASPVERMGGGWVYRFCYFFPERWQGLAYGPGGIPANLSRSPWFFIQVPFFLVMFVIKSLRVARGADIVHAHWIYSGLIAVAVKLVHGIPFVVTLRGSDVLRSKNGKFSALVSRWILRRAALITTVNQDLKRWAISQGVPEERVVFIRNGVDLPPQRQDEDTISQCRLLFVGNLVPGKGVHHLIEALSHVLREEENVHLRVIGDGSEKKRLKEQINHSGLNAVVEFVGVQSPDQIPYWMKKSDCLVLPSLWEGTPNVVLEAMACGLPVVASDLPGISEVMTHGVHGLLSKSEDVQGLAQNLLAVVRNKGLRLQMGARGREEIVRMGLGWDQVAKRYQEVYTRLCAVSRAS from the coding sequence ATGAAGGTCTGCATGTTGACCACATCCTATCCCCTCTCGACCGGGGACGTCTCCGGTATATTTATCTTCAGGCTCTGCCGAGCCTTAGCCGCATCAGATGTTCAGGTTGATGTTGTTGCGCCGGCAAACAGAGGCGCGTCTCCTGTGGAAAGGATGGGGGGAGGATGGGTCTATCGGTTCTGCTACTTTTTCCCCGAGCGCTGGCAAGGGCTTGCCTACGGGCCGGGGGGAATTCCGGCCAACCTGAGTAGAAGTCCTTGGTTCTTCATTCAGGTCCCTTTTTTTCTTGTGATGTTTGTCATCAAGAGTCTTCGTGTTGCGAGGGGGGCCGACATTGTCCATGCCCACTGGATTTATTCGGGCCTCATCGCCGTGGCTGTGAAACTGGTCCACGGTATTCCATTTGTGGTGACCTTGCGTGGAAGCGATGTCCTTCGCTCCAAAAACGGAAAATTTTCTGCCCTTGTTTCGCGCTGGATCTTGAGGCGGGCTGCCCTCATCACCACCGTCAATCAGGATCTGAAGCGCTGGGCGATCTCCCAAGGCGTCCCGGAGGAACGTGTTGTTTTTATCCGTAACGGGGTTGACCTACCTCCACAGCGTCAAGATGAAGACACAATTTCACAATGTCGGCTGCTTTTTGTCGGGAATCTTGTTCCAGGTAAAGGGGTTCACCATCTCATTGAGGCCCTTTCTCATGTATTGCGAGAGGAAGAGAATGTCCATCTCCGGGTGATCGGGGACGGAAGCGAGAAGAAGCGCCTGAAGGAGCAAATTAACCACTCTGGTTTGAATGCGGTAGTTGAATTTGTAGGTGTGCAGTCTCCCGATCAGATTCCGTATTGGATGAAGAAGTCTGATTGTCTCGTACTTCCTAGTCTTTGGGAGGGGACGCCCAATGTTGTCCTTGAGGCAATGGCCTGTGGTCTCCCCGTGGTGGCATCCGACCTTCCGGGGATAAGTGAGGTAATGACTCATGGTGTGCACGGACTTCTGTCGAAGTCGGAAGATGTCCAGGGTCTGGCTCAAAATCTTCTTGCGGTGGTCAGGAATAAGGGACTTCGCCTTCAGATGGGGGCAAGAGGCCGGGAGGAGATCGTTAGGATGGGCCTCGGTTGGGATCAGGTGGCGAAACGCTATCAGGAGGTTTATACACGCTTATGTGCGGTATCGCGGGCATCCTAA
- a CDS encoding glycosyltransferase family 4 protein has product MRITFVIASLSSGGAERILVSLSKGFLEQRHCVSVITLNGKEVDFYTLPVDVARLALGISGLFQTIVGFFRLRRSILSTKPDVVISFIDLTNILTLLATRGLNLPVVVSERSVPSMYRIGRIWEQLRKWTYPFADRIVVQTPGVYDYFLPRFQSTACIIPNPVLVPTLRPLSVEPLPGPLLMAMGRLSYEKGFDLLLKAFARLKGRYPEWKVMILGGGPLRRELMSLRDSLGLVDRVQLPGRVKNPYDFLKQADLFVLSSRFEGFPNALCEAMACGLPVIAADCPSGPREIVRDGVDGLLVRSEDVAGLSKAMDRLMADEGERRRLAAYAVEITERFGMEKVIAMWEEILSQVLRKKDT; this is encoded by the coding sequence ATGCGGATAACATTTGTGATCGCCTCATTATCGTCCGGTGGGGCCGAGAGGATCTTGGTTTCATTGTCAAAGGGGTTTCTGGAACAGAGGCACTGCGTCTCGGTCATAACCCTGAACGGCAAGGAGGTCGACTTTTATACACTTCCGGTTGATGTTGCTCGGCTTGCTCTCGGTATTTCCGGGCTCTTTCAAACCATTGTTGGTTTTTTTCGGTTGCGACGATCTATTTTATCGACAAAGCCGGATGTGGTGATCTCTTTTATCGACTTGACAAATATTTTGACATTACTGGCGACCCGTGGGCTGAATCTGCCTGTGGTGGTCTCGGAACGTAGCGTTCCAAGCATGTATCGGATTGGAAGGATATGGGAGCAGCTTCGGAAATGGACCTACCCATTTGCAGACCGGATTGTCGTCCAAACACCGGGGGTGTATGACTATTTCTTGCCTAGGTTTCAATCAACGGCGTGCATTATCCCGAACCCGGTTTTAGTCCCGACATTGCGCCCTCTTTCGGTCGAGCCATTGCCCGGACCTTTGCTTATGGCGATGGGTCGTCTCTCCTATGAGAAAGGCTTTGATCTCCTTCTGAAGGCATTTGCACGTCTGAAGGGCAGATACCCTGAATGGAAGGTGATGATCTTGGGGGGCGGACCGTTACGGAGAGAGTTGATGTCGTTACGAGATTCGTTAGGATTGGTGGATCGGGTTCAGTTGCCGGGTCGGGTGAAGAATCCTTATGATTTTCTTAAACAGGCGGATCTCTTTGTCTTGTCTTCTCGTTTTGAGGGATTTCCCAATGCCTTGTGTGAGGCGATGGCCTGTGGTCTTCCGGTCATTGCCGCAGATTGCCCCAGCGGGCCTCGAGAGATTGTTCGAGATGGGGTTGACGGTCTCTTGGTCCGGAGTGAAGATGTGGCCGGATTGTCGAAGGCGATGGATCGACTCATGGCAGATGAAGGTGAGCGAAGGCGTCTCGCTGCATACGCTGTTGAAATCACAGAACGATTCGGCATGGAGAAGGTGATTGCGATGTGGGAGGAGATCTTGTCCCAAGTATTGCGGAAAAAAGATACATGA
- the asnB gene encoding asparagine synthase (glutamine-hydrolyzing): MCAIAGFLDLSRRMGRGELEEISLRMVDTLVHRGPDGRGVWVDPEAGISLGHRRLAVIDLSSEGHQPMLSACGRYVVVYNGEIYNFKSLRIELERLGDRFRGHSDTEVMLASIRRWGLKEALQRFNGMFAFALWDRQERQLYLVRDRLGEKPLYYGWSGNTFLFGSELKSLCAYPGFCGEINRDALALYYRHNYIPTPYSIYKDIYKLPPGEMLTLSFSDERFLPNPTPYWSFKEVAESGMQRPFEGTAEEAIDSLETLLMDSIKLRMESDVPLGVFLSGGIDSSTIAALMQVQSTRPVKTFTIGFYEQGYNEADRAKAIAQHLGTAHTELYVTPEEAMAIIPDLSTFYDEPFSDSSQIPTILVSKLARRHVTVSLSGDGGDELFSGYPRYFIGQRVCGKIGCIPRQWRGGIGRVLRRIGALPLLSSDRLQRLGEIMSVEEEEKMYREMVSHVTRPTDFVLGSSEPPTVFSDSRAWIDSPDLIHRMMYLDTRTYLPDDILAKVDRASMGVGLEARVPMLDHRLVAFAWTLPMSLKIHRGEGKQPLRKILGKYIPRKLFEHPKMGFGVPIDVWLRGPMREWAESLLDEKRLREEGILNPESIRTKWLEHRSEKRNHHYFLWNVLMFQAWLEKRNETGFSGKRVSILESNKIGHY; this comes from the coding sequence ATGTGCGCCATTGCCGGGTTTCTTGATTTATCGCGTCGAATGGGGAGAGGTGAATTAGAGGAAATTTCTCTCCGGATGGTGGATACCCTTGTTCACCGTGGGCCGGATGGTCGGGGCGTTTGGGTTGACCCTGAAGCAGGAATTTCCCTGGGACACCGGAGGCTTGCCGTGATCGACCTTTCTTCTGAGGGGCATCAGCCAATGCTTTCCGCCTGCGGTCGATATGTGGTTGTCTACAATGGAGAGATCTATAACTTTAAATCTTTGCGCATTGAACTGGAGCGGTTGGGTGATCGTTTTCGTGGGCATTCCGATACAGAGGTCATGCTGGCCTCCATTCGACGTTGGGGATTGAAGGAGGCCCTCCAGCGTTTCAACGGGATGTTTGCTTTTGCCTTGTGGGACCGTCAGGAGCGCCAGCTGTACCTGGTGCGGGATCGGCTTGGGGAAAAACCGTTGTATTATGGTTGGTCCGGGAACACTTTCCTGTTCGGTTCGGAGTTAAAAAGTCTCTGTGCCTACCCTGGGTTTTGCGGGGAGATTAATCGAGATGCTCTGGCCCTTTATTATAGGCATAATTATATACCAACGCCCTATTCAATCTATAAGGACATTTATAAACTTCCACCGGGTGAGATGCTAACCCTCTCGTTTTCGGATGAAAGATTTCTTCCTAACCCTACCCCTTATTGGTCTTTTAAGGAAGTGGCGGAATCTGGAATGCAGCGTCCCTTTGAAGGGACGGCGGAAGAGGCAATTGATAGCCTTGAGACACTTTTGATGGATAGCATCAAGCTCCGTATGGAATCTGATGTTCCTCTCGGTGTCTTTCTTTCAGGGGGAATTGACTCCTCAACGATTGCGGCGTTGATGCAGGTGCAGAGCACACGGCCCGTTAAGACGTTCACGATAGGTTTTTATGAGCAAGGGTATAATGAAGCTGATCGAGCCAAGGCGATCGCGCAACACTTGGGAACGGCGCACACGGAACTCTATGTGACTCCTGAAGAGGCAATGGCGATCATTCCTGATTTGTCGACCTTCTATGATGAGCCTTTTTCGGATTCTTCCCAGATTCCGACTATCCTTGTCTCCAAGCTCGCGCGACGGCATGTGACCGTTAGCCTCTCAGGGGATGGTGGCGATGAGCTCTTTTCGGGATATCCCCGTTATTTTATCGGCCAAAGGGTCTGTGGAAAGATCGGATGCATCCCAAGACAGTGGCGTGGGGGAATTGGGAGAGTCTTAAGGAGGATAGGTGCCCTTCCATTACTGTCGAGTGACAGGTTGCAGAGGCTGGGTGAGATCATGTCGGTCGAAGAAGAGGAGAAAATGTATCGTGAGATGGTCTCCCATGTGACACGTCCAACCGATTTTGTACTGGGTTCTTCTGAGCCGCCAACGGTCTTCAGCGATTCCAGAGCGTGGATCGATTCGCCCGATCTGATTCACCGGATGATGTATCTCGACACCCGGACCTATCTGCCGGACGACATCCTCGCCAAGGTTGACCGTGCCAGCATGGGGGTTGGGTTGGAAGCGCGCGTTCCAATGTTGGATCATCGTCTGGTGGCCTTTGCCTGGACTCTGCCGATGTCGCTGAAGATCCATCGGGGGGAAGGGAAACAACCGCTTCGCAAAATCTTAGGTAAGTACATTCCCCGCAAATTATTTGAACATCCGAAGATGGGTTTTGGGGTTCCGATTGATGTTTGGTTGCGGGGTCCGATGAGAGAATGGGCGGAATCTCTCTTGGATGAAAAGCGACTTCGTGAAGAGGGTATCCTCAATCCAGAATCGATCAGGACGAAGTGGTTGGAACATCGATCTGAAAAACGCAATCATCATTATTTCCTGTGGAATGTGTTGATGTTTCAAGCATGGCTTGAGAAGAGAAATGAGACAGGTTTCTCTGGTAAAAGGGTAAGTATTCTCGAATCGAACAAAATCGGCCATTATTAA
- a CDS encoding virulence factor MviN — MLEALRVRLCQLGGWRQQSVNWRIFLSIITVGSFQLVVSVAVVCKELVVVNHFGTGDSFDAFLIAFLLPSLAMNIVAGSFHAAFIPEYVKVREQEGREAARGLFANVLGGYLILLIAISLFLMFISPVVLPILGSRFGQEKLALTHSLYLMLLPTLVIMGLTKAWGSLLNAEGKFALVACSPMVIHSVTVILLLWLGNVWGIHALTVGIIGGFILEGGLLLWGLHSQGLPIVPRWSGFDPATRRIIHQYLPMIGGAFLMGGMVFIDQAMAAMLGPGSVSTLNYGSKIIVFILGIGSMALSTAIFPHFSKMVAHEDWRGIRHTLRVYARLILIITVPLTLLFFYFSEPLVRLVFERGAFTEADTRLVGQVQAYYSLQFPFYILGILGVRLLSALARNQTLMVISGVILVANIIGNYVFMHFLGVAGISLSTSVVYVISVSLIFLSLSKQLKRARGLS; from the coding sequence ATGCTGGAAGCCTTGCGCGTCCGTCTCTGTCAATTGGGGGGTTGGCGACAACAATCGGTAAACTGGCGGATCTTCTTGAGTATTATCACCGTCGGAAGTTTTCAGCTCGTCGTGTCTGTGGCGGTGGTCTGCAAGGAACTGGTCGTTGTAAATCATTTCGGCACGGGGGATTCCTTCGATGCCTTCCTAATCGCTTTTTTACTTCCGTCATTGGCGATGAACATTGTAGCGGGCTCCTTTCATGCAGCCTTTATCCCGGAATATGTAAAGGTGCGGGAGCAGGAAGGGAGAGAGGCGGCGCGAGGGCTCTTCGCAAATGTCCTCGGCGGGTACCTCATTTTGTTGATCGCGATCTCCCTTTTTTTAATGTTTATTTCGCCCGTAGTTCTTCCTATTCTTGGCTCTCGATTTGGTCAGGAGAAGCTGGCGCTGACGCACTCTCTTTATCTGATGTTGCTCCCGACCTTGGTGATTATGGGTCTGACCAAGGCATGGGGAAGCCTCCTGAACGCAGAAGGAAAATTTGCGCTAGTGGCATGTTCCCCCATGGTGATCCACTCCGTCACAGTGATCCTCCTGTTGTGGCTGGGAAACGTATGGGGCATTCACGCCCTGACGGTGGGAATCATTGGTGGGTTTATTTTAGAAGGGGGACTTCTTTTATGGGGCTTACACTCCCAGGGACTCCCGATTGTCCCGCGATGGTCCGGATTTGATCCGGCGACGCGGAGGATTATTCACCAGTATCTCCCGATGATTGGCGGAGCCTTTCTCATGGGCGGCATGGTCTTTATCGATCAAGCCATGGCGGCCATGCTTGGCCCCGGAAGTGTCTCTACCTTAAACTATGGGAGTAAGATCATTGTATTTATCCTTGGGATCGGATCGATGGCCCTCAGTACGGCGATATTTCCCCATTTTTCCAAGATGGTTGCCCACGAGGATTGGCGTGGCATACGACATACTTTACGGGTCTATGCACGCTTAATCCTGATAATCACAGTTCCTCTTACGCTCCTCTTCTTTTATTTTTCAGAGCCTCTTGTCAGACTGGTCTTTGAACGGGGCGCTTTCACAGAGGCGGATACTCGTTTGGTTGGTCAGGTGCAGGCGTACTATTCTTTGCAGTTTCCTTTTTACATCTTGGGGATCTTAGGGGTTCGATTGTTGAGCGCCTTGGCCAGGAATCAGACCCTTATGGTCATCTCGGGGGTTATTCTCGTTGCCAATATTATTGGGAACTATGTTTTTATGCATTTTCTCGGTGTTGCAGGAATCAGTTTATCTACCAGTGTCGTTTATGTTATCTCGGTCTCGCTTATATTTCTATCTCTAAGTAAACAACTTAAAAGGGCGAGAGGTCTCTCATGA
- the asnB gene encoding asparagine synthase (glutamine-hydrolyzing), whose protein sequence is MCGIAGILNLNGGTVDSDELVAMMTRLKHRGPDGSGLYVDGPLGLAQTRLAVIDVEGGVQPMFNEDRTVVLVFNGEIYNFQEIRRDLEKDHRFATKSDTEVIVHLYEEEGIDSLRRFRGMFALAIWDVRKKRLFLARDRVGQKPLYYSLGAGGAGRFLFGSEIKALLACGVGSGLNLGALDLFFKNQFISGPETIYEDIQSLPPAHYMVIDQGGFEIKRYWEPPASSDRKMSEEAYAEALRETLSEAVRLRLISDVPLGAFLSGGIDSSLIVGLMREGGVSSLNTFSVGFKEESFDETPFAIEASTHFKTDHHAYQLDDQIKNLIPKIISSFDQPFGDSSSIAVYHLSEVTRRSVTVALSGDGSDELFAGYRRYVGRRLLKYYWAIPRPIREKWIEKILDAMPEGTSYYGKSLIRQFKLFAGSSRRLEEDPLDLLPATFTRKELDLLYTPRVTAFLEKSRKDCQGAWAERLSSLDEISQMMWVDFHRYLPDDILVKVDRMSMAHGLEVRCPFLDQEVVSFAMKMPVHLKLKNLETKYLLKRAFQGMLPPRIVKRKKHGFMLPLGSWFKNGLRSLIEEVLLKPDKMGLFNLPYINQLVEEHQRGKRDHSQKLWLLLVYRLWEKTASQ, encoded by the coding sequence ATGTGCGGTATCGCGGGCATCCTAAATCTGAATGGTGGCACGGTTGATTCTGATGAGCTGGTTGCCATGATGACACGACTTAAGCATCGCGGACCGGACGGGTCCGGACTCTATGTTGACGGTCCACTTGGTTTGGCGCAGACCCGGCTGGCGGTGATTGATGTGGAAGGGGGCGTGCAGCCGATGTTTAACGAGGACCGGACCGTCGTGCTTGTCTTCAACGGGGAAATCTATAATTTCCAGGAGATCCGGCGGGATTTGGAGAAGGACCATCGGTTTGCCACGAAGAGTGATACCGAGGTGATCGTCCATCTCTACGAGGAAGAGGGGATCGATAGCCTCAGGCGTTTTCGGGGGATGTTTGCCCTTGCGATCTGGGATGTGCGTAAAAAGAGGCTGTTTCTGGCAAGAGACCGCGTAGGTCAAAAACCACTTTATTATTCTCTGGGGGCAGGGGGAGCAGGCCGTTTTCTCTTCGGATCTGAGATCAAGGCCTTGTTGGCCTGCGGTGTCGGTTCCGGTTTGAATCTGGGTGCGCTCGATCTTTTTTTCAAGAATCAATTTATCAGCGGGCCGGAGACGATCTATGAGGATATTCAATCCCTTCCTCCGGCACACTACATGGTCATTGACCAGGGTGGCTTTGAAATAAAGCGTTATTGGGAGCCTCCTGCTTCCTCCGACCGGAAAATGAGTGAGGAGGCCTATGCAGAGGCCCTCCGGGAGACCCTTTCGGAGGCTGTTCGGCTCCGTTTAATCAGCGATGTCCCCCTGGGGGCTTTCCTGAGTGGAGGGATCGATTCCTCTTTGATCGTTGGATTGATGCGGGAAGGAGGCGTAAGCAGCCTCAACACATTCTCGGTTGGATTTAAAGAAGAAAGTTTTGATGAAACTCCTTTTGCGATTGAGGCGTCCACTCACTTTAAGACCGATCATCATGCCTATCAGCTTGATGATCAGATTAAGAACCTCATCCCAAAGATCATCTCTTCTTTTGATCAACCTTTTGGGGATTCCTCGTCCATCGCTGTTTACCATTTATCTGAGGTGACAAGGCGTTCTGTGACTGTGGCTCTTTCAGGAGACGGGAGTGATGAGCTTTTTGCCGGTTACCGCCGCTATGTTGGAAGAAGGCTCCTAAAATATTATTGGGCGATTCCCAGGCCAATTCGGGAAAAATGGATTGAGAAGATCTTGGATGCCATGCCAGAGGGGACATCATACTACGGAAAGAGTTTGATCAGACAATTCAAGTTATTTGCCGGATCTTCCCGTAGGCTGGAAGAGGATCCGCTTGATCTTCTTCCAGCAACCTTTACAAGAAAGGAATTAGATCTTCTTTATACTCCCCGTGTCACAGCCTTTTTGGAGAAATCGAGAAAAGATTGTCAAGGGGCGTGGGCGGAACGTCTCTCTAGTTTGGATGAAATTTCTCAAATGATGTGGGTTGATTTTCATCGCTACCTTCCGGATGACATCCTGGTGAAGGTCGATAGGATGAGTATGGCGCATGGTTTGGAGGTGCGATGCCCCTTCCTGGATCAGGAAGTTGTTTCCTTTGCGATGAAAATGCCTGTACACTTGAAACTGAAAAATCTGGAAACGAAGTATCTCCTGAAAAGGGCATTCCAGGGAATGTTGCCTCCCCGTATTGTGAAAAGAAAGAAACATGGTTTCATGCTTCCTTTGGGGAGCTGGTTTAAGAACGGGTTAAGATCCTTGATTGAGGAGGTATTGCTTAAGCCGGACAAAATGGGTTTGTTTAATCTTCCCTATATCAACCAGTTGGTCGAAGAGCATCAGAGAGGTAAGCGCGATCACAGCCAAAAGCTCTGGTTATTGTTGGTCTACCGACTTTGGGAAAAAACGGCATCACAATGA
- a CDS encoding glycosyltransferase family 4 protein, with translation MRITFTIGSLGGGGAERVLVLLSKAFLRRGHAVSVVTLLGEENDFYELPSQVQRMSLGISGPFQAMWRISALRKSILSTRPDVVISFIYRMNILTLMAMWGRRVPVVVSERSDPGAYRIRKIWDCLRWLIYPGAARVVVQSEGALRYFLPRFRERSCVIPNPVISPPVTDSSSNTVPDQLMILSIGRFIEEKRFALLIGAFSKLKEKHPEWKLTILGDGPLRNDLELLRHQLGLESHLHLPGCVKDPYTILREADLFVLSSRVEGFPMALCEAMACGLPVISTDCPSGPRDIIRDGVDGILVPPGDVDALAVKMDHLMKDEPERRRLGSRAVEVVGRFGIEKVISMWEEMLNKVIHNK, from the coding sequence ATGAGGATTACATTTACCATTGGATCATTGGGGGGGGGAGGGGCCGAAAGGGTGTTGGTCTTATTGTCAAAAGCCTTCCTCAGAAGAGGACATGCCGTTTCTGTGGTAACGTTATTAGGGGAAGAGAACGATTTTTATGAATTGCCATCTCAGGTTCAAAGAATGTCGCTTGGTATCTCCGGCCCTTTTCAAGCGATGTGGCGGATTTCTGCTTTGCGGAAATCCATTTTGTCAACAAGACCCGATGTGGTGATCTCTTTTATTTACCGGATGAATATCCTGACATTGATGGCGATGTGGGGCAGGAGAGTACCTGTTGTGGTATCTGAACGATCCGATCCGGGGGCATATCGAATTAGAAAGATCTGGGACTGTTTAAGGTGGTTGATTTATCCTGGTGCTGCTCGGGTCGTTGTCCAAAGCGAGGGAGCTCTTCGTTATTTTTTGCCCCGGTTCAGGGAGCGTTCCTGTGTCATTCCAAACCCGGTTATTTCTCCACCTGTCACAGATTCGTCGTCGAACACCGTCCCGGATCAACTCATGATTCTATCAATCGGACGATTTATAGAAGAGAAGCGATTTGCTCTCTTGATAGGTGCTTTTTCGAAATTGAAGGAGAAACACCCGGAATGGAAGTTAACAATCTTGGGGGATGGACCGTTACGGAATGACCTGGAATTGCTTAGACATCAATTGGGGCTGGAGAGTCATTTACATCTTCCTGGTTGTGTCAAGGATCCTTATACGATACTCAGAGAGGCTGATCTTTTCGTTTTATCTTCACGCGTGGAAGGTTTTCCGATGGCTCTATGCGAGGCAATGGCCTGCGGTCTTCCCGTTATTTCGACGGACTGCCCCAGTGGGCCAAGGGATATTATCCGCGATGGCGTGGATGGGATCTTGGTTCCTCCTGGCGATGTGGACGCCTTGGCTGTCAAGATGGATCATCTGATGAAGGATGAGCCGGAACGCAGGCGATTGGGCTCCCGTGCAGTTGAAGTCGTTGGGAGGTTTGGCATCGAGAAAGTAATCTCAATGTGGGAGGAGATGCTTAATAAAGTTATTCATAACAAGTGA
- a CDS encoding class I SAM-dependent methyltransferase: MKNDENSACLTRQDRIWDYYQNQAPEAFAQSKPRLDFLIKQISQKMLVPMPRILNIGVGNGYFEETVRQRGWKMQSLDPDKKTINRLVEKGFKAQKGVIEQIPFDDTGFDFVTASEVLEHLDDEQRHKGLQEVARVLKGGGWFLGTVPYREDLFVNRVICPKCEEVFHRWGHQKSFDAKAMRNELEPFFEDVGVRTTAFVPFRRQSVTRAIKSLVYLIRAKYGANLATTSIYFSARNGQ, from the coding sequence ATGAAAAATGATGAAAACAGTGCTTGCCTGACAAGACAAGACCGGATATGGGACTACTACCAAAATCAAGCACCAGAGGCCTTTGCGCAGTCAAAGCCCCGATTGGACTTTCTTATAAAGCAAATTTCACAAAAAATGCTTGTCCCTATGCCCCGAATATTGAACATTGGAGTGGGGAACGGATATTTTGAGGAGACCGTTCGGCAACGCGGCTGGAAAATGCAATCGCTTGATCCGGATAAAAAGACGATCAATCGATTGGTCGAGAAAGGGTTCAAGGCCCAAAAAGGGGTTATTGAACAGATCCCTTTTGATGATACCGGCTTTGATTTTGTGACGGCTTCTGAAGTCCTGGAGCATCTGGACGATGAACAGCGTCATAAGGGACTGCAGGAAGTCGCCCGTGTTCTTAAAGGTGGGGGTTGGTTTCTGGGAACAGTTCCTTATCGTGAGGACCTCTTTGTAAATCGGGTGATTTGCCCGAAGTGTGAAGAGGTCTTTCACCGGTGGGGGCATCAAAAGTCTTTTGATGCCAAGGCGATGCGAAATGAACTGGAGCCTTTTTTTGAAGATGTGGGAGTGAGGACAACTGCATTTGTACCATTTCGGCGGCAGTCGGTTACGCGTGCGATAAAGAGCCTTGTCTATCTCATCAGGGCAAAGTACGGTGCAAACCTGGCGACAACGAGCATTTACTTCTCAGCAAGGAACGGGCAGTAG